TGGAAGATGGGTGGGTACGTGGCATACCGGGAAGGGATCGCGCCGTGCGGGCCTGATAATAGAGTGCCGGCGGAATTATACTCTAATTCGATTTGCTCCCCAGATTACAGAACACCTGGTTGGATAAGATATCGAGGAGCCGACGCCGAGATCTATTCCTGTGGTAAAACCACATCGAGCTTGCGACAAACCTGCTTAATACCTAGCCTCCGATCTGACGCAGTTGCGATAAAACCGACAGTCAAACATCAAAGCATGTTCGTCGGTGAGCGACAAGACTCCAACTGGAATCAAAACTAGGAAGTTTCCCCACAGATTGAGGCTCTGCGTGCCCAAAAATCCGACCGCTGGGGTGATGGAGTATCTCACCACTTTGTTTCGGCTCGAAAACACGGACCATGCAGCGTGTCACTGCATCTGCAATCAATTTGCCATGTTGGTTGAGATTTTTGTACCCTCGCTGACCCAAGCGAGGCCTCCATTCAGAGCATGCGGGATGGACTGTAAAAGGTCACCAGCTCGGAAGCTCAAGCATGGAAGAATCCCGACATCATGAAATACCACAGTCAAGGCACATTAGCCAGCATACCGGTCTGCATCTCTATTCGGCAGGTTTGACAGATTGGGTTGCGAAGGATCGGTGCACCCGACCTCTACGACGAAAAGATCCCGGCATACGCATTCCTGTACGTGTACCGTACGCACCATTTAGTAGCCCAAGTGGAGACAAATTCGGCGGCTATCATTATCTTGCATCACGCCCATTCCTTTCTTTGCGGCTCAAACTCTTATTCGGGACAACAGAGGACTCTTGCCTTTGAGATCACGTTCCGGAACTGAAGATGCCCGCCAGTCTCGTCACCTCTCTTGATGATTCCGGGGAATGTCACGCAGGAGATCTCTCGTTCGAACAGgccctcttcgtcttcaccGCCGATGTCTTCCATGGTCTCGGCGTCAAACATGatttgctggtgggggaggacTTGAGGCATGTGGACAGCAAAGACGGCTTTTTGGACAGCAAGCAGGCGTGACAGATCGACAGCGCTGGCGATGAGGGACCGGAGACCCTGGTCTCGGGCATCGTTGGACTTTGAGGATGTTATCTCGTCGAGCAGCCTGTTGACTTTGGCCACGAGGGCGTCTACGATGGTCGAGGTTTCTCTTTGTAGCTTCCCGCTGGCGTCCTTTTGGAGGATGGCCAGGGTTAGGGAGCGCCACTGGGACATCATTTCAGGGGAGGTTGCTTGTGGGCGGTGAGTTGTTCATACTTGTGATGATTGTGTTGTTTCTgattggggggtttggcTTACCATAGGTGCCCAATGActtttcggcttcggctAGCTTGTCGGCTTCTGAGGGGGATAAACCGACGAAGTAGGTGTTGAATATTGACTCGGTGAGCAGTCGCGAGACGAGGGACTGTAGGAGGTGGATCTTGGCTGTTGAGACGAGGTCTCTGTATGTTGGGACTATGCGGTCAAGTTCTGTGAGGGTAGCCTCGCTGGCGTGGGAGAGGTCTGTTTTGAAAGAGCCGCAGTATTAGTTGAAAGAGCCTTTTGGCAATATCCTCACCGCTGGTTGATCCTTTTGCAGCCTCGTCCTCTCCCATTCTACggtatgtctttttttgCATGTGGGAGCCTCGTGCCTAATGGAGGAGCGACAAAACCCATCACAGTTGAGAGCCTCATTGAGctccccaaaacctcccATCACGCCCAGATCGATTCTGTGAGATAATGTTAAAAATTCCACCTACCAATcttactcctcctccaataAACCAAAACCCAGTTCTGCAGGCCATTCCCTAGCTTGCCCATGCCCTCCTCAAAGACCTCGTCGCTTGTTGTTTGCCCGGACCCGTTGATTCCCGCCCCGCCGTTGCCCGATTTACTGACGAACTCCTTCAACCCTCGTATTTGGTCTTGGAGCTGGGCGAGTTCTTGCCTGTGGTCTGTTTTTACCTGGCGGAGGATGTCCCTTAGGAGGGTGTTCTGGGCGTCGAgggcgttgatgttgtcttTGAGATGGAGGTTTTCTTGTTGGAGCGCTGATAGCTCGTCTTCTGGACTGTCCTGCATGTTGTAGTGGCCTGGTTCTTCTTTTGGGCGGgccggggatggggatgggttgcgggagagggagagggaggaggttcgAGATGGGGTTGTCGGATGGAGATTCGATGTGGTGTTCCGTAAGGAGGGGGttgcgagggaggaggagcgaggGGCGGGCGTTGGTGAGAGGGCTCGGGTGAGGGccgtggtggctgctgttgttgctgttgatgaggggggttggttcaagttgcggcggcggttggaagaaggggatggtTTTGGAGAGTGGGGCATATCGTTATTTGGATGTcgtgttggtgtggtggttgttgtttatTGGTGATCTGtcctggtggtgttggttcgTTTGCTCGTGGGGAGCATctagggggttggttgtgtAAGTACTACTACCACCGCGCGCCGTCTGACGCTGTAAGATTGGCTGATTAATCTCGCTCTTGGAAGAAACTTGCAGCCTAGGGGGCAACATCCGAGGAAGTGTGTGTAGTAAGATAGCGGCTCCAGGCTGCTGGaatggatggtggtgtttgattGCCTTCAGCCTTGGGCGATCCCTCACGTTCGTTTCCGGCAGGGGGACCCTGTGGgggtggcccaagctccatCTTCCCAGCGGCTCGTCTCGCTCGTGACGGGACAGGGGAGTGATTTACATGGGTCTGCTGAGCTTGCAAAATGTTATCAGATTGGGAGCTGCCTATCCTCACCGTAGGTAGGTAACAAACAACAGCCTTGGGCATATTCCATGATTATTTaccagcatcaacatggAGGCAACATCGATAGTTCTCAACCCTGATCATCCCCATCTAAaactcaacctcccccacaacctcatactcctcctcccccgtctccccccccttttcatccAAAACCTTTTTCGCCCCCATCTTACAAATAGCCACCCTTTCCACCCTCACATCTCTCATCCAGATCTGGTCCTCATACCGCTCGATAATATCCCCcgccttctccaccaccatcctctcttTGCCATGTCTTCCCCTATGTCTCTGCTTATCCCGCCCCTTGACATAAACAGTATTCACAATCGTAGCgtgcaacaacaacggccggccatcctccaccatcaacttctccccctcttccccaacctgTAAAAATCTTTCCCTGACAGACTCGCAAAACCTCTGAAGTGAACCAGTGAAGTTCTCATCCGTAGGCGGGGCGTACAAGACGGCGGTTGTCGGCAGCGGGTGCATGCTCGCCAGACCCCTAAGCGTAACCCTCGGCTGGTCtggctccccctcctttttaACAGAACTCCACATCTCACTCAAATTCAACCCAGCCAAAACAGATTTTGCCTTCTCCAGTCTACCCTCGCTCGGTGGTATGCTCGCGCCAGAACGatcaccactcaccaacggcgacggcggcggcgggaagcTGAAGATGCCAAGTGTCAAATGTAGAGTCCCCAGAGGTCGAATAGCCGTCTCTGGTAGGGAAAACCCTTGCGGAGGGGGGAGCGTGACTTCTTCTTTGAAGGCAGAGAGCGAGGCGGTTAGTTGGGGGCGAGAGGTGGGTGTGACCAAGGGGATGCACAGAAAGTGCGTGGGCGGTGGCGGTTTGGGCCTGGGAGGCATGGTGCTGGACTTTTCTTGAGTCGATGGGCTGTATATAGTCAGTTAGTTCGATCGGTATCTTGAGGGAGGGTAATTTGGGTTTCTATAATTATATGCTCTGAGATTTTGTACCTTCGtagggctgttgttgagaccAAGCCAGGCTTAGCAGATCGGTGAGTGAGATTGGGGCCTAGCTTGCGACCCCGACCGGCCGGTGACTCAAATCTCCGCAATGAGAATAGAAGTACCCGGGAATTTCCTTCACTATACTCTTCTCCTTTTATTAGGTGCTCTATTGAAACAGAGTAGAATGTAGATTTGACCAAGATCGGTGCAAGTGTTGAAAGGCAACTTGCAGATGAAGTAAGAAGGAAAGAACGATGGTCCGTGCACCACAGCTCATCCAACACACCCTGAACAATATGAGAAAGGTTTTGGTATTTACTACTCCATCCAgaggtgatgctgctgtcgaATTTCACTTGTGCACTAACGAGAGCAACAAGTGGACCTGAGCAGCTTCAAGAATACAAAGTATAAACTTCTGAATCGAACAACTGTGGACAATACCACTATCACACCAAAGGCTACACCATAATGTCTGCTCCGTAGACATGCCACACCTCTCATGCGAC
The window above is part of the Podospora bellae-mahoneyi strain CBS 112042 chromosome 3, whole genome shotgun sequence genome. Proteins encoded here:
- a CDS encoding hypothetical protein (EggNog:ENOG503P1QU), with the protein product MPHSPKPSPSSNRRRNLNQPPSSTATTAATTALTRALSPTPAPRSSSLATPSLRNTTSNLHPTTPSRTSSLSLSRNPSPSPARPKEEPGHYNMQDSPEDELSALQQENLHLKDNINALDAQNTLLRDILRQVKTDHRQELAQLQDQIRGLKEFVSKSGNGGAGINGSGQTTSDEVFEEGMGKLGNGLQNWVLVYWRRSKIDLSHASEATLTELDRIVPTYRDLVSTAKIHLLQSLVSRLLTESIFNTYFVGLSPSEADKLAEAEKSLGTYATSPEMMSQWRSLTLAILQKDASGKLQRETSTIVDALVAKVNRLLDEITSSKSNDARDQGLRSLIASAVDLSRLLAVQKAVFAVHMPQVLPHQQIMFDAETMEDIGGEDEEGLFEREISCVTFPGIIKRGDETGGHLQFRNVISKARVLCCPE
- a CDS encoding hypothetical protein (EggNog:ENOG503P38X; COG:K), whose product is MPPRPKPPPPTHFLCIPLVTPTSRPQLTASLSAFKEEVTLPPPQGFSLPETAIRPLGTLHLTLGIFSFPPPPSPLVSGDRSGASIPPSEGRLEKAKSVLAGLNLSEMWSSVKKEGEPDQPRVTLRGLASMHPLPTTAVLYAPPTDENFTGSLQRFCESVRERFLQVGEEGEKLMVEDGRPLLLHATIVNTVYVKGRDKQRHRGRHGKERMVVEKAGDIIERYEDQIWMRDVRVERVAICKMGAKKVLDEKGGETGEEEYEVVGEVEF